GTATTGGTTCAGATGGATATGAACGAAGATACATGGCACTTGGTTAAGAGTGTACCTCAGGTGATGGGTTTCATCGGCGGAACGAGTGATCGTCCGGCTCCGATTACGCAGAAAGAAGTGGATCGTATCCTTCAGCGCGTTGAAACGAGTGTTGATAAGCCGCGTCCTAAGGTTATCTATGAGCCAGGCGAAATGGTTCGTGTTATCGATGGTCCTTTCAAAGAATTTGAAGCGGTTATCGAAGGTGTCGATTACGACAAGAACAAGCTACAAGTTTCGGTATTAATTTTTGGTCGTTCAACTCCGGTTGAGCTTGAGTTCACTCAAGTCGAAAAGAATTAATATTTTTTCATCGGGAAGCTGAGTGTCTGGTTGGATGCGAGGCGTTATACCCAAATTAGGAGAAAATCATGGCTAAGAAGATTGAAGCCTATATCAAGTTGCAGGTTCCTGCGGGAAATGCAAACCCTAGTCCACCAGTTGGTCCTGCTCTAGGTCAGCACGGTGTTAACATTATGGAATTCTGTAAAGCGTTCAACGCACAGACTCAGAGCCTTGAAAAAGGTATGCCAGTTCCTGTTGTTATCTCTGTATACAGCGACCGTAGCTTTACATTCATCACTAAGACTCCTCCAGCGTCAATTCTTTTGAAGAAAGCGGCTGGCATCAAGTCTGGTTCTGGTGTTCCAAACGTAAACAAAGTTGGTACAGTGACACGCGCTCAGCTTGAAGAGATCGCTAACACTAAAATGGCTGATTTGAATGCAAACGATTTGGATGCTGCAGTTAAGATCATTGCGGGTTCTGCTCGTTCAATGGGTCTAGTGGTAGAGGGTTAATAAGATGGCAAAGTTGACTAAAAAACAAAAGCTTTTCGCTGAAAAAGTAAACCGTGATGCATCTTATGACATCGTTGAAGGTCTAAACCTGGTTAAAGAGTTAGCGACTGCTAAGTTCGTAGAATCAGTTGATGTTTCAGTTCGTCTAGGTATCGATCCTCGTAAATCTGATCAGGTTGTACGTGGCGCGACTGTAATGCCTAACGGTACTGGTAAAGACGTTCGCGTAGCAGTATTTACAGGTGAAGCTAACCAGGCTGCTGCGAAAGAAGCGGGTGCTGAATTCGTAGGTATGGAAGACCTGGCTGACGAAATCAAGAAAGGTATGATGGATTTCGACGTAGTAATCGCTTCTCCAGACGCTATGCGCGTTGTTGGTATGCTGGGTCAGGTTCTAGGTCCGCGTGGTCTTATGCCTAACCCTAAGACTGGTACTGTAACACCTGATGTTGTTGGTGCTATCAATAACGCTAAAGCTGGTCAGGTTCGTTTCCGTGCAGATAAAGCGGGTATCATCCACGCTTCTATCGGTACTGTTGCTTTCGAAGCAGACAAGCTGAAAGAAAACTTAAATGCCTTAATGGAAGACCTAAACAAAGCGAAGCCTGCTTCAGCTAAAGGTACTTACGTTAAGAAAGTGACTATCTCATCTACAATGGGTCCAGGCCTAGTAGTTGATCAGTCATCACTATAATGATGGTTGCGCCGAGTAATCGGTGCAGGCATTATTTGCGAATAGGGTCTCCTAAAACCTATAGGTTGATAGAGAGCGCCCATCGCAGACCGTAGGCGAGTGCATCAATTGTACTCTTAATAGATTTAAGCCTACGTAGATGGAAGAGTTTGATTTGATATGAATCAAACTGTTTTGGAGGTTATATGGCACTCAATATCGAAGATAAAAAGCTGGTCGTTGAAGAAGTTTCTGCTATTGCATCAGAAGCTGGTTCAATCGTAGCTGCTGAATATCGTGGGTTGACTGTAGAGCAAATGACCACATTACGTGCTAACGCTCGTGAAGCGGGTGTGCAGATTCGAGTTGTTAAAAACTCTCTTGCACGTCGTGCTGTAGCTGGTACTAAATTTGAAGACATGGCTGACACTTTTACAGGTCCGCTTGTTTATGCATTCGCTGGCGAAGAGCTAGGAACTGCTGCGCGTGTTTTCAAAGACTTCGCGAAAAGCAATGACAAACTAATCGTTAAGTCATTGTCTATCGGTGAAGGTGTAATGGACGCTAGCCAGTTGGCTGCCGTTGCTGCTCTACCTACATACGATGAAGCTGTTGCGAAACTTCTATTTGTTATGAAAGAGCCTGTTGCGAAACTTGCTCGCGCACTTACTGCGATCAAAGAACAAAAAGAAGCGGAAGCCGCTTAATTTATTAAACATAAGTTTAAAACCTATTTAATTTTTGGAGATTACAATGTCTGTATCAAAAGATGATATTTTAGAAGCAGTTGCCAACATGTCTGTAATGGAAGTTGTAGAACTTGTTGAAGCAATGGAAGAGAAATTTGGTGTATCTGCTGCCGCTATGGTTGCTGCTGGTCCTGCTGGTGACGCTGGTGCGGGCGCAGAAGAGAAGACTGAATTTGACGTTATCCTAACTGGCGCTGGCGACAACAAGGTTGCAGCGATCAAAGCAGTTCGTGGTGCGACAGGTCTTGGTCTTAAGGAAGCTAAAGAAGCAGTTGAAAGCGCTCCATTCACACTTAAAGAAGGTGTGTCTAAGGAAGAAGCTGAAGCTATGGCTAACGACCTTAAAGAAGCTGGTATCGAAGTCGAAGTTAAGTAATTTAACTTTTACTGCTGATCCACAGCATGAATTGGCTGGCGTTTTTGCGTCGGCCTTTTCGTGTTTTAGAGTGTGTAAAAGTGTGCTAGAGCTTACAAAGGTGGAGCTACCACAGTTTTATGCATTACCGAGCCCCTTACAGGGCTCTCTGACAACTTATCCCTGAGGTAAACGATGACTTATTCTTTGACTGAAAAGAAACGAGTTCGTAAAGATTTCGCAACTCGCCCATCAATTCTAGAAGTACCTTACCTACTTTCTTTGCAGAAAGGTTCTTTCCACGACTTTCTACAATTGGATAAAAAGCCAGCCGAGCGCGACTTCGTCGGTTTGCATGCCGCTTTTAGTTCTGTATTTCCAATCGAAGGTGTTGCCGGCACTGCCGACCTAGAATATGTGAGTTATCACATGGGTCAACCTGAGTTTGACGTAAAAGAGTGTAAGCAGCGTGGTGTGACTTACGCGGCACCTCTACGTGTGAAAATGCGTTTGGTTATCTATGATAAAGATGCGCCTGCTGGTAAGCGTCCGGTTAAGGACATGAAGGAGCAGGAAGTTTATTTGGGTGATATCCCGTTAATGACGGATAACGGGACTTTCGTTATCAACGGTACTGAGCGTGTAATTGTGACTCAGTTGCACCGTTCACCGGGTGTAATCTTCGATAGCGACAAAGGTAAGTCTCACTCTTCAGGTAAGTTGTTGTTTAATGCGCGTATCATTCCTTACCGTGGTTCTTGGTTGGACTTTGAGTTTGATCACAATGATTGCTTGTTCACTCGTATTGACCGCCGCCGTAAATTACCTATTTCAGTATTGTTACGTGCTATGGGTTACTCAAACGAAGAAATTCTGGGAAGCTTCCTGGAGTCTAACGTTGTTAAGTTCAATAAAAAAGGTTTTGAGCTTGAGATCAACGCCGAGCAGTTGAAAGGCCAGAACTCTCCGTTCGATATTGAACATGACGGCAAGAAGATCGTTGAAGTTGGTCAGAAGATCACTGCACGTACCGTTAAGCAGATGGATGCTGCCGGTATCAAGACCGCTAAGGTTTCTCCTGAATATTTACTGGGTAAAATCCTGGCGACAGGTATTACAGATAAGACAACTGGTGAATTGGTTGCTCGTACCAACGATGTATTGACTGTCGAGCTATTGGAAAAAATCGTCGCTATCGGTAAGGGTGAACTTAAGATCCTATTTATCGATGAGCTGGAAAACGGACCATATATCCCAGATACATTGAATCTGGATACAACCACTTCCCAGTTGGAAGCACAGATTGAAATTTATCGCATGATGCGTCCTGGTGAGCCACCAACGAAGGAATCTTCGGAAGCGTTGTTCCAGAGCCTATTCTTTGATGATTCACGTTATGACCTGTCTTCTGTTGGTCGTATGAAGCTGAACCGTCGTTTAGGTCGCAAAGACAATAACGGTAGTCTGGTACTAGAAAACCAGGATGTTATCGATGTGGTTCGTGAACTGATCAATATCCGTAACGGTTTAAGCACTATCGATGATATCGATACCTTAGGTAACCGTCGTATCCGTGCGGTTGGTGAAATGGCTGAGAACGCATTCCGTGTTGGTTTGGTTCGTGTTGAGCGCGCGGTGAAAGAGCGTCTGAACCAGGCTGAATCTGATGGCCTGATGCCTCAGGACCTAATCAATGCTAAGCCCGTTTCTGCGGCAATCAAAGAGTTCTTCGGATCGTCTCAGTTGTCACAGTTCATGGATCAGGTTAACCCGCTTTCGGAAGTCACACACAAGCGTCGTGTTTCGGCTCTTGGGCCAGGTGGTTTGACACGTGAGCGTGCCGGTTTTGAGGTACGTGACGTACACCCAACTCACTACGGTCGTGTATGTCCTATCGAAACACCTGAAGGACCAAACATCGGTTTGATCAATACGCTAGCGATCTACGCTAAGACAAACGAATATGGTTTCCTGGAAACACCATATCGTAAGGTTGTCGATGGTCAGGTAACAGAAGAAGTTGAATATGTTTCTGCGATCGACGAAGCACAATTCGTTATCGCGCAGGCGAGTGCGAATGTTGATAAGGACGGTAAGTTCTTAGACAACTTGGTTTCAGCTCGTCACCAAAATGAGTTTACCCTAGCAAATACCGCTGATATCGACTATATGGATGTATCTCCTAAGCAGATCGTATCGGTTGCGGCATCGCTTATCCCGTTCCTAGAACACGATGATGCCAACCGTGCCTTGATGGGTGCGAACATGCAGCGTCAGGCGGTTCCTACATTACGTGCCGATAAGCCTTTAGTAGGAACAGGTATCGAGAAGACGGTTGCAATCGACTCTGGCGTCACGGTGGTTGCAGACCGTGGCGGTGAAGTGCTTTCATCTGACGCCGCTCGTATCGTGGTTCGTGTCAATGGCGATGAGATCAAAGAGGGTGAATCTGGTGTAGATATCTACAACCTGGTCAAGTACCAGCGTTCTAACCAAAACACTTGTATCAACCAGAAGCCTATCGTTAAGGCGGGTGATACAGTAGTTCGTGGTGACGTTCTTGCTGACGGTCCTTCTACAGACCTTGGTGAATTGGCGCTTGGTCAGAACATGCGAATCGCGTTCATGCCTTGGAATGGTTATAACTTCGAAGACTCGATTTTGATCTCTGAGCGTGTCGTTCAAGAAGACCGTTATACTTCGATTCACATCGAAGAACTAACATGTTTGGCTCGTGATACAAAGCTTGGGCCAGAAGAAATTACAGCGGATATTCCTAACGTTGGTGAATCAGCACTGGCACGTCTGGATGACTGCGGTATCGTTCACGTAGGGGCTGAAGTCAAGCAGGGCGATATTCTTGTAGGTAAGGTAACGCCTAAGGGTGAAACTCAGCTGACGCCTGAAGAAAAACTGCTGCGCGCTATTTTCGGTGAAAAAGCATCCGATGTTAAAGATACATCATTGCGTGTAACCAAAGGTGTTGAAGGGACGGTGATCGACGTTCAGGTATTCACTCGTGAAGGCGTTCAGAAAGATGAACGCGCGCTAGCGATTCAGGAAGAGGAATTGGCTCGCGTCCGTAAGGATATCGACGAACAGTACACCATTCTTGAAGCCGATATGATGGCTCGTATCCGTACTGCATTGAACGGTAAGAAACTGGTTGACGGTACTAAGGTTGATGATGCATACCTAGATGGTGTTGATGAAGCCAAGTGGTTCTCATTAAATGTTGATGATGCCGATATGGTGACATTCCTGGAGCAGTCCGAAGCCTATCTAAAAGATAGCCGTAAGAAATTCAACGAAATGTTTGAAGAGAAGCGTAAGAAGCTTACTCAAGGTGACGATTTGGCACCGGGTGTTTCGAAGATGGTTAAGGTTTACGTTGCTATTAAGCGTCGTATCCAGCCTGGTGATAAGATGGCGGGTCGTCACGGTAACAAGGGTGTTATCTCACGTATCTGTCCAGTAGAAGATATGCCTTACGATGAAACAGGTCGTCCGGTTGATATCTGCTTGAACCCTCTAGGTGTACCGTCACGTATGAACGTTGGTCAGATCCTTGAAGTTCACTTAGGTTTAGCCGCTGAAGGTCTGGGTACTAAGATCAATGCAATGCTTCAGCAGCAAGCGGACATTGCCGAGTTCCGTAGCTTCCTAGATAAGATCTACAACGATACGCAAGGTCAGAAAGTTGATTTCGCGAGTTTCTCGGATGACGAAATTATTGAATTGGCGAATAACCTGAAACGTGGTGTTCCATTAGCGTCACCGGTATTTGACGGTGTTAACGAAGATCAGATCAAGGCGTTGTTACGTTTGGCAGATCTTCCTGAGTCAGGTCAGATGACGTTGTTTGATGGTCTGACCGGTGAGAAGTTCGATCGTCCTGTAACCGTTGGCTACATGTACTACTTGAAGCTTAACCACTTGGTTGACGATAAGATGCACGCTCGTTCAACAGGTCCTTACTCGCTGGTTACTCAGCAGCCGTTGGGTGGTAAGGCCCAGTTCGGTGGTCAGCGTTTCGGTGAAATGGAGGTGTGGGCACTTGAAGCATACGGTGCTGCCTTTACCCTGCAGGAAATGCTAACGGTTAAGTCCGATGACTTGAACGGTCGTACAAGAATGTATAAGAACATTGTTGACGGTAATGAATATATGGAACCTGGTATGCCAGAATCATTCAGCGTATTACGCAAAGAAATTCGTGCATTAGGTATTGATATCGAGTTGGAGCAAGATTAATGAAAGATTTACTTGGTTTTCTAAAAAAACAAAATGTGAGTAGCGACTTTGACGCTATTAAGGTTTCTCTTGCTTCGCCGGAAAAAATCCGTTCATGGTCTTATGGTGAAGTTAAAAAGCCAGAAACAATCAACTACCGTACGTTCAAGCCTGAGCGTGACGGTCTGTTCTGTGCGAAGATTTTCGGGCCTATCCGTGACTTCGAATGTTTGTGTGGTAAATACAAGCGTTTGAAGCACCGTGGTGTCATCTGTGAGAAATGTGGTGTTGAGGTAACTCAATCTAAAGTGCGTCGTGAGCGTATGGGTCACATCGACCTTGCCACTTCTGTAGCCCACATCTGGTTCTTGAAGTCATTGCCTTCACGTATCGGTTTGATGTTGGATATGACTTTAAAAGAAATCGAAGCGGTGCTTTACTTCGAAGCGTTCATGGTTGTTGATCCAGGTCTAACGCCGCTTGAGCCTTGGCAGTTGCTTTCTGAAGAAGAATACCTGGATGCACTAGATGAACATGGTGATGAATTCGAGGCGCAGATGGGTGCTGAAGCCATCAAGAAGATGCTACAGGCGATCGATCTTGAAGCGGAAGCGGAGCGTCTACGTACAGAGATGGATAACACCAACTCTGAAACTAAGCAGAAGAAGATTTCTAAGCGCTTGAAGCTAATCGAATCTTTCCTACAGTCGGGTAACAAACCAGAGTGGATGATTCTTGATGTGCTTCCGGTTCTTCCGCCTGAGCTACGCCCGCTGGTGCCGCTAGATGGTGGTCGTTTTGCGACTTCTGATTTGAACGATCTATATCGTCGTGTTATCAACCGTAACAACCGTCTGAAGCGTCTATTGGACCTAATGGCACCGGATATCATCGTACGTAACGAAAAGCGTATGTTGCAGGAGTCTGTCGATTCATTGCTAGATAACGGTCGTCGTGGTCGTGCCGTAACCGGTACCAACAAGCGTCAACTTAAATCTTTGGCTGATATGATCAAAGGTAAGCAGGGTCGTTTCCGTCAAAACTTGCTTGGTAAGCGTGTTGACTACTCTGGTCGTTCGGTAATCGTAGTTGGTCCTACATTGCGTCTACACCAGTGTGGTCTGCCGAAGAAAATGGCACTTGAGCTATTCAAGCCGTTTATCTTCTCTAAACTACAGAAGCGCGGCATGGCACCGACGATCAAAGCGGCCAAGAAAATGGTTGAGCAGGGGCTGCCGGAAGTATGGGATGTGTTGGATGAGGTTATCCGTGAGCATCCGGTACTGTTGAACCGTGCACCGACACTTCACCGTTTGGGTATCCAGGCGTTTGAGCCGGTGCTTATCGAAGGTAAGGCGATCAACTTGCATCCACTAGTATGTTCGGCGTTCAACGCCGACTTCGATGGTGACCAGATGGCGGTACACGTACCGCTATCTTTGGAAGCTCAGTTAGAAGCACGTACATTGATGATGTCGACTAACAACTTGCTGTCTCCTGCTAACGGTGACCCGATTATCGTACCTTCACAGGACGTTGTACTGGGTCTTTACTACATCACTCGTGAGCGTATCAACGACAAGGGTGAAGGTATGGCGTTTTCAAGCTGGCATGAAGTTCAGCGTGCGCTAGATTCAAAGGAAGTTAACCTGCATACTAAGATCAAGTTGCGTGTCACTGAAACCGTTATCGATGACGAAGGTACCGAAAGCGTTTCAACTCGTATGGTTGATACTACTGCCGGTCGTGCCTTGTTATGCCGTATCCTGCCGCAAGGTCTAAGTTTCGATTTGATCAACTTGAGCTTGACCAAGAAGAACATCAGTGCGGTATTAAACTCTTGTTACCGTCTATTAGGGCCTAAAGAGACCGTAATCTTTGCTGACCAGTTAATGTATGCCGGTTTCAAATGGTCGACTCTAGCCGGTCTGTCTTTCTGTTCGGACGATATGTTGATTCCAGAAGCGAAAACAGGAATCATCGAACGCGCAGAGAAGCAGGTTGAAGAGATTCAGAACCAGTTTACTCAAGGTTTGGTAACGGAAGGTGAGCGTTACAACAAGGTTGTTGATATCTGGTCGCACACTAACGAGTTGGTTACCAAGTCGATGATGGACCAGTTGCAGTTCGAAAACGTGGTTGACAAAGAAGGTAACGAAGTCCAGCAGACATCGTTTAACTCGGTTTACATGATGGCCGACTCTGGGGCGCGTGGTAGTGTGGCTCAGATGCGTCAGCTTGGTGGTATGCGTGGTCTGATGGCGAAGCCGGATGGTTCGATCATCGAAACACCGATCACCGCGAACTTCCGTGAAGGTCTAAACGTACTTCAGTACTTCATCTCGACTCACGGTGCTCGTAAAGGTCTTGCCGATACAGCGTTGAAGACAGCTAACTCAGGTTACTTGACTCGTCGTCTAGTAGACGTTGCTCAGGACGTGGTTGTAACTGAAAACGACTGTGGTACTGAAGCGGGTATCCGTATGGCGGCACACGTTGAAGGTGGTGATATCATTGAATCACTAAAAGATCGTGTACTAGGTCGTATTACCAATGAAGACGTAATCACTCAAAGTGGTGATGTGTTGGTTGAAAAAGGCACATTGATCGATGAGAAAATCGCTACTTTGATCGATGAGAACGGTGTTGACCACGTTAACGTACGTTCACCGATGACTTGTGAAACCAAATTCGGTATCTGTCAGCAGTGTTACGGGCGTGACTTGGCACGCGGTCACCTTGTTAATATGGGTGAGGCTGTCGGTGTTATGGCGGCACAGTCGATCGGTGAGCCGGGTACTCAGTTGACAATGCGTACCTTCCACATCGGTGGTACGGCTTCTGGTTCTGCGGCGCAGAGTCAGATCGAAGTTAAGCACACAGGTTCAATCAAGTGGGAAAACATCAAGGCGATCAAGAATTCTGATGGTCAATTGATTGTTACTTCTCGTTCTGGTGCGGTATCGGTTGTTGATGAGACAGGTCGTGAGCAAGAGCGTTATAAGATTAACTACGGTTCAACATTAACTGTTGAAGACGGTGGCTCTATTGAATCCGGTGCAATTCTGGCTCAGTGGGATCCGCATACTCACCCGGTTATCACCGAAGTTGAAGGTAATATCGCCTTCGGTAACTTCGAAGGAACTGTAGAAGAGCGTGTTGATGAGTTGACCGGTTTGACATCTTACGTTGTTAAGGATGCTAAAGAGCGCATGGCCTCTGCAAAAGAGACTCGCCCTTATATCACGCTAGTGGATGCGAAAGGTGAACAGGTTTGTTTCGCCGGTACGCAAACACCTGCTATGTACTACCTGCCTGAAAACTCGGTAGTGGTTGTACAAGAAAGTGCAGCGGTTGGTTCCGGTGACGTTCTTGCTCGTATCCCGCAAGCGTCTTCGAAGAACAAGGATATCACCGGGGGTCTACCTCGAGTTGCAGACTTGTTCGAAGCTCGTCAACCAAAAGAGCCGGCTATTATGGCTGAGGTAACAGGTGTTGTTGGTTTCGGTAAAGAGACCAAAGGTAAGCAGCGCCTGGTTATCACTCAGGATAGCGGTGAGCAGTATGAAACATTGATTCCTAAGTGGCGTACAGTCAGTGTGTTTGAAGGTGAGCGCGTTGAGCGTGGTGACGTCGTTGTTGACGGTAACTCAAACCCACATGATATCCTACGTCTTCTTGGTATCGAAAAACTTGCCGAATACATCGTTGATGAAGTTCAAGATGTATATCGTCTGCAGGGTGTAAAAATTAACGATAAGCACATCGAGACGATCGTTCGTCAGATGTTGCGTAAAGTTGAAGTCAAGAACGCTGGTGATACAGGTCTGATCCGTGGTGAACAGGCTGAGTATGCGAATGTTCTTGAACTGAATGAAAAAGCGCGCGAAGAAGGTAAAGTTGAAGCGTCGTTCGAACGTGTATTGCTTGGTATCACTAAAGCATCGTTGGCGACAGAATCATTTATCTCTGCGGCGTCGTTCCAGGAAACAACTCGTGTATTGACCGAAGCTGCGGTAAGCGGTAAACGTGATACATTGGTTGGTCTGAAAGAGAACGTTATCGTTGGTCGTCTGATTCCGGCTGGTACAGGTTTTGCCTATCACCAGGCGCGTAAGGCGGCAAGCGAAAAATCAATGGCTGAACTGCAGGCTTTTGTAAATGCTGATACATCAGCGGATGCGGAAGTGTCTGAAGAAGCGGTTGTTGAGAATGTTGAAGGATCTGAAAACTTAGACGCTTAATGTAAATAATTTCAAGTAGTTAATGCTTGACTTATTGATAATAGGTCTCTAAAATCGTCAATCCTAAATTTGTAGACCCGAATTTCGGGTCTGCGCTATCGTTTATGTGTAAGAGTTAATCTCAAATTGGAGAAAATTAATGGCTACTATTAACCAGTTGGTGCGTAAGCCGCGTAAGGATAAGCGTAAAGTTTCAAACGTTGCAGCTCTTGAGGCATGTCCTCAGCGTCGTGGTGTTTGTACGCGTGTTTATACAACAACCCCTAAGAAGCCAAACTCTGCTCTGCGTAAAGTTGCGCGTGTACGTTTAACGAATGGTTATGAAGTCGCTTCCTACATTGGTGGTGAAGGTCATAACTTGCAGGAGCACTCGGTAATTCTAATCCGTGGTGGTCGTGTTAAAGATTTACCTGGTGTGCGATATCACACAGTTCGTGGTGCATTGGATTGTGCCGGCGTATCTGATCGTAAGCAAGGTCGTTCTAAGTACGGTGCTAAGCGTCCTAAGGGTTAATCTGCGGATTAATCGCTTAACATACGTTTAGCAATATTTAGTGTTCAATTTATACCGGAAGAGTTAAGAATGGCAAGAAGAAGAGAAATTCCAAAACGTCAGGTACTACCTGATCCAAAGTTTGGAGATACAACGTTAACGAAGTTCGTTAACATGATTATGGTTAGCGGTAAAAAATCCGTTGCTGAAAAAATCGTTTATGGTGCGCTAGATGTTCTAGTTGAGCGTCGTAAAGGTGGTGAGCAGGCTGAATTGTTAAAAGAAGCCTTAGACAACATCGGTCCAATGGTTGAGGTTAAGTCTCGTCGTGTTGGTGGTGCTACTTATCAGGTTCCTGTTGAAGTTCGTGCCGATCGTAAGGTTGCTCTAGCTATGCGTTGGCTTGTAGAAGCCTCTCGTAAGCGTAGTGAAAAAGGCATGATGCTTCGTCTAGCTGGTGAGTTAGGTGATGCGCTTGAGAACCGTGGTTCTGCGATCAAGAAGAAAGAAGATACACATAGAATGGCAGAGGCTAACAAAGCCTTCTCTCATTTCCGTTGGTAATCTGCTTAAGGCCCTGCTAAGGGCCTTTGTTATTTATTGTTTAAATAAAAGGTTAATAAAGTGGCACGTAAAACCCCTTTAGAAAGATATCGTAATATCGGTATCATGGCCCACATCGATGCGGGTAAAACTACAACGACCGAGCGTATCCTTTACTACACTGGTGTATCTCACAAAATCGGTGAGGTTCATGACGGTGGTGCGACTATGGACTGGATGGAGCAGGAACAGGAGCGTGGTATCACAATCACTTCTGCTGCGACAACATGTTTCTGGTCAGGTATGGCTCGTCAGTATCCTGAGCACCGCGTAAACATTATCGATACTCCGGGACACGTTGACTTCACTATCGAAGTAGAACGTTCTCTACGTGTACTTGATGGTGCGGTAACTTGTTTCTGTTCTGTATCTGGTGTTGAGCCTCAGTCTGAGACTGTATGGCGTCAGGCTGATAAGTACGGCGTTCCTCGTATGGGCTTCGTCAACAAGATGGACCGTGCAGGTGCTAACTTCCTTAACGTATGTAAAATGGTTGTTGACCGTTTAGGTGCAACACCAGTTCCAATGCAACTACCGATCGGTGCTGAAGAATCTTTCCGCGGTGTTGTGGATCTAGTTAAGATGAAGGCAATCTACTGGGAAGAAGAAAACATGGGTATGCAGTATACCTATGAAGAAATTCCAGAAGATATGGTTGACCTATGTCAGGAATGGCGTGAAAAAATGGTTGAATCAGCTGCTGAAGCGTCTGAAGAGCTTATGGATAAGTACCTTGAAGAAGGTGATTTATCTGAAGAAGACATCAAGGCCGGTATTCGTCAGCGCTGTATCGATGTAGAAATCGTTCCTATGTTCTGTGGTTCTGCTTTCAAGAACAAGGGTGTTCAGACTCTACTAGATGCGGTTATCGACTTTATGCCAGCTCCTGTTGACGTTCCTGCGATCAAAGGTGAGCTTGAAGACGGTACTCCTGCTGAGCGTCACTCAACTGACGATGAGCCATTTGCGTCACTAGCGTTCAAGATCATGACTGACCCTTATGTTGGTACGCTAACATTCTTCCGTGTATATTCTGGTGTGCTTGAAGCAGGTAGCCCGGTTTATAACTCGGTTAAAGAGAAGCGTGAACGTGTTGGTCGTATCCTGCAGATGCACTCAAACTCTCGTGAAGAGATCAAAGAAGTCCGTGCTGGTGATATTGCTTGTGCGGTAGGTCTTAAAGATACGACTACTGGTGATACTTTATGTGATCCGGATAACAAGATCATTCTTGAGCGTATGGAATTCCCTGAGCCGGTAATCTCGATTGCTATCGAGCCTAAGACTAAGGCAGACCAAGAGAAAATGGGTATCGCTTTAGGTAAATTAGCGGCAGAAGATCCATCATTCCGTGTACATACAGACGAAGAAACTAACCAGACTATCATTTCTGGTATGGGTGAGCTTCACCTAGATATCATCGTTGACCGTATGAAGCGTGAATTCAAGGTTGAAGCGAATATCGGTGCGCCTCAGGTTTCTTACCGTGAAACAATCAAGAGCGCTGTTGAAGCTGATGGTAAGTTTGTACGTCAGTCTGGTGGTCGTGGTCAGTATGGTCATGTTGTATTCAA
Above is a window of Thiomicrorhabdus sediminis DNA encoding:
- the rpoB gene encoding DNA-directed RNA polymerase subunit beta translates to MTYSLTEKKRVRKDFATRPSILEVPYLLSLQKGSFHDFLQLDKKPAERDFVGLHAAFSSVFPIEGVAGTADLEYVSYHMGQPEFDVKECKQRGVTYAAPLRVKMRLVIYDKDAPAGKRPVKDMKEQEVYLGDIPLMTDNGTFVINGTERVIVTQLHRSPGVIFDSDKGKSHSSGKLLFNARIIPYRGSWLDFEFDHNDCLFTRIDRRRKLPISVLLRAMGYSNEEILGSFLESNVVKFNKKGFELEINAEQLKGQNSPFDIEHDGKKIVEVGQKITARTVKQMDAAGIKTAKVSPEYLLGKILATGITDKTTGELVARTNDVLTVELLEKIVAIGKGELKILFIDELENGPYIPDTLNLDTTTSQLEAQIEIYRMMRPGEPPTKESSEALFQSLFFDDSRYDLSSVGRMKLNRRLGRKDNNGSLVLENQDVIDVVRELINIRNGLSTIDDIDTLGNRRIRAVGEMAENAFRVGLVRVERAVKERLNQAESDGLMPQDLINAKPVSAAIKEFFGSSQLSQFMDQVNPLSEVTHKRRVSALGPGGLTRERAGFEVRDVHPTHYGRVCPIETPEGPNIGLINTLAIYAKTNEYGFLETPYRKVVDGQVTEEVEYVSAIDEAQFVIAQASANVDKDGKFLDNLVSARHQNEFTLANTADIDYMDVSPKQIVSVAASLIPFLEHDDANRALMGANMQRQAVPTLRADKPLVGTGIEKTVAIDSGVTVVADRGGEVLSSDAARIVVRVNGDEIKEGESGVDIYNLVKYQRSNQNTCINQKPIVKAGDTVVRGDVLADGPSTDLGELALGQNMRIAFMPWNGYNFEDSILISERVVQEDRYTSIHIEELTCLARDTKLGPEEITADIPNVGESALARLDDCGIVHVGAEVKQGDILVGKVTPKGETQLTPEEKLLRAIFGEKASDVKDTSLRVTKGVEGTVIDVQVFTREGVQKDERALAIQEEELARVRKDIDEQYTILEADMMARIRTALNGKKLVDGTKVDDAYLDGVDEAKWFSLNVDDADMVTFLEQSEAYLKDSRKKFNEMFEEKRKKLTQGDDLAPGVSKMVKVYVAIKRRIQPGDKMAGRHGNKGVISRICPVEDMPYDETGRPVDICLNPLGVPSRMNVGQILEVHLGLAAEGLGTKINAMLQQQADIAEFRSFLDKIYNDTQGQKVDFASFSDDEIIELANNLKRGVPLASPVFDGVNEDQIKALLRLADLPESGQMTLFDGLTGEKFDRPVTVGYMYYLKLNHLVDDKMHARSTGPYSLVTQQPLGGKAQFGGQRFGEMEVWALEAYGAAFTLQEMLTVKSDDLNGRTRMYKNIVDGNEYMEPGMPESFSVLRKEIRALGIDIELEQD